From Pseudomonas sp. CCI4.2, one genomic window encodes:
- a CDS encoding acyl-CoA dehydrogenase family protein yields the protein MNQALGEFLGWRKHGYADAKALGECLQALVHEGLDHLPLPAGGQTLERWRGLACVAGHDLGLCKLYEGHTDALAIMTELGAPPPSASSTWGMWAAEPPQAKVSITADGDAGDHTDGQPVRLDGRKAWCSGAAVLSHALITAWDEQNRQQLVAVALNQPGVRITTEGWRAVGMGATGSVEVQFERAQGYRIGSSGQYLTRSGFWHGAIGIAACWYGAANALASRLLVQANKHAEPHSLAHLGAVDSALHSAASVLRDSAQYLDDQPTANAEHVARRSRAVVEATAELVILHVGRALGAGPYCKESHFARLSADLPVFLRQSHAERDLAALGQLTSDSFTNHSLDSESDVGRQPTRMWGL from the coding sequence ATGAACCAAGCGCTCGGCGAGTTCCTCGGCTGGCGCAAGCACGGTTATGCCGATGCGAAAGCGCTCGGCGAGTGCTTGCAGGCGCTCGTGCATGAAGGACTCGATCATCTTCCGCTGCCCGCCGGCGGGCAAACCCTTGAGCGCTGGCGGGGCTTGGCCTGTGTGGCGGGTCATGACCTGGGCCTGTGCAAGCTGTATGAAGGGCACACCGACGCCTTAGCGATCATGACCGAGTTGGGTGCCCCGCCGCCTTCAGCCAGCAGTACCTGGGGCATGTGGGCAGCCGAACCGCCCCAGGCCAAGGTTTCCATCACGGCCGACGGCGACGCCGGTGATCACACTGACGGACAACCCGTGCGGCTGGACGGCCGCAAGGCGTGGTGTTCCGGCGCAGCCGTACTCAGCCATGCATTAATAACCGCGTGGGATGAGCAGAATCGGCAGCAGCTCGTGGCTGTCGCCCTCAATCAACCCGGCGTCAGGATTACAACCGAGGGATGGCGTGCCGTGGGCATGGGCGCCACTGGCAGCGTGGAAGTGCAATTCGAACGAGCGCAGGGCTATCGAATAGGTTCTTCAGGACAGTACCTGACGCGATCAGGATTTTGGCACGGCGCAATAGGCATTGCAGCCTGCTGGTACGGGGCGGCCAATGCGCTGGCGAGCCGCTTGTTGGTACAGGCCAATAAACACGCAGAACCTCATTCTTTGGCGCATCTGGGGGCGGTCGATAGCGCATTGCACAGCGCGGCGAGCGTGTTGCGCGACAGCGCTCAATACCTTGACGATCAACCAACCGCCAATGCCGAACACGTGGCGCGGCGCAGTCGGGCGGTGGTCGAAGCCACTGCCGAATTGGTGATTCTCCACGTTGGCCGGGCGTTGGGCGCCGGCCCCTATTGCAAGGAATCGCACTTTGCGCGCTTGAGCGCCGATCTACCGGTGTTCCTGCGCCAAAGCCATGCCGAACGCGACCTCGCTGCGCTTGGGCAACTCACCAGTGATTCATTCACCAACCACTCACTGGACAGTGAGTCAGACGTTGGCCGTCAGCCGACAAGGATGTGGGGTCTGTGA
- a CDS encoding class I SAM-dependent methyltransferase, protein MSVADSYFEQLFDGNDDPWAFKQRWYERRKRALTLAALPREHYSAIFEPGCANGELSAALATRCDHLLICDTSLTAVGLAKQRLQGVEHAQVLHARLPYDWPEETFDLIVFSELGYYLDPLDLDQWIDRALTSLAPDGQLLACHWCLPIEGCPQTAQQVHQRLQERLPMHRLFAHQEKDFLLDVWSRDPISVAEKEGLR, encoded by the coding sequence GTGAGCGTCGCCGACAGTTATTTCGAGCAACTGTTTGATGGCAACGATGACCCCTGGGCATTCAAACAGCGCTGGTACGAGCGCCGTAAACGCGCCCTCACCCTGGCCGCCTTGCCGCGTGAACACTACTCAGCCATTTTCGAACCTGGCTGCGCCAACGGTGAACTCAGTGCCGCACTGGCAACTCGCTGTGATCATTTGCTGATTTGCGACACGTCGTTAACTGCCGTGGGTCTCGCCAAGCAGCGGTTACAGGGGGTTGAGCATGCTCAAGTGCTTCACGCCCGGTTGCCCTACGATTGGCCCGAGGAAACCTTTGATTTGATTGTGTTCAGTGAGTTGGGTTACTACCTTGACCCCCTTGACCTGGACCAATGGATCGACCGCGCCCTTACCTCGCTGGCTCCCGACGGCCAACTGCTCGCCTGCCATTGGTGCTTGCCCATCGAGGGCTGCCCGCAAACTGCGCAGCAAGTCCATCAGCGGCTGCAAGAGCGGCTGCCAATGCATCGGCTATTTGCCCATCAGGAAAAGGATTTT
- a CDS encoding PIG-L deacetylase family protein, translated as MSVNLIVGEGTSLQTWNHSKSLARLPVMSAELLVPVGSRAVIVAPHPDDEVLGFGGLMQQLAQLGRAMQLISVTDGSASHPGSHTWPMERLAVIRPQESAEALRRLDLPLHRLQWIRGGFRDSAIARDEHALSRFIERYLRPTDVVFVTWDHDGHSDHDATGRATLRAAENVGAPCHQVPIWAWHWAQPEDELIPWPRARKILLDPMTIARKRHAAHAFASQLQGDPDIGLPPVLTANVLERLLQPFEVVFL; from the coding sequence GTGAGCGTAAATTTAATTGTTGGCGAGGGCACGTCGTTGCAGACGTGGAATCACTCGAAAAGCCTGGCGCGACTTCCGGTAATGAGTGCCGAACTCCTGGTTCCGGTGGGTTCCAGAGCGGTGATTGTCGCCCCCCACCCGGATGATGAGGTCTTGGGCTTCGGCGGTCTGATGCAACAGCTGGCGCAATTGGGCCGTGCTATGCAGCTTATTTCGGTGACCGATGGCAGCGCCAGCCACCCTGGTTCACACACTTGGCCGATGGAGCGTCTGGCGGTCATACGGCCTCAGGAATCCGCCGAAGCGCTGCGGCGCCTCGACCTGCCATTGCACCGCCTGCAATGGATTCGTGGCGGTTTCAGGGACAGCGCCATTGCACGAGACGAACACGCCCTTAGCAGGTTCATCGAACGTTACCTGCGCCCGACCGATGTTGTCTTTGTCACGTGGGATCACGACGGCCACAGTGATCACGATGCCACCGGACGCGCGACCCTGCGGGCTGCCGAAAATGTCGGTGCCCCGTGTCATCAGGTACCGATATGGGCCTGGCATTGGGCACAGCCTGAAGATGAGCTCATTCCTTGGCCCCGTGCACGAAAAATCCTGCTGGACCCGATGACCATCGCCCGAAAACGTCATGCGGCCCACGCCTTTGCCAGCCAGTTACAAGGCGACCCCGACATTGGCCTGCCGCCGGTGCTGACCGCCAATGTGCTAGAGCGATTGCTGCAACCGTTTGAAGTGGTGTTCCTGTGA